A single Nicotiana tabacum cultivar K326 chromosome 5, ASM71507v2, whole genome shotgun sequence DNA region contains:
- the LOC107786634 gene encoding digalactosyldiacylglycerol synthase 1, chloroplastic, with protein sequence MINFRPPETRTRSSVGSSSSVVTAEKALSFISKGWQEVRSSADADLQLIKNRANSFKNLADRELENFINSASKSPFTVPTITASATTTPAEIEFVKKLRPKLSEFRRAYSSPEFKWPAQGKLRIDLSAIKNVIVAEVEEEEEDERERWRKWRRERFKEEGQFGEFNWEPIKAFKTRLRELEVDLKGGSSSSPVDIFEGIKNSEFVVKVKSSLKSICKEPEETKGVPPLDVPELLAYLVRQSSPFLDQIGIRRDISEKIVDSLCSKGRSKLLLHSLPEGGSSLIEGEIMNDELDLRIASVLQSTGHCYEGGFWGDSTKPNLSGDKRHVAIVTTASLPWMTGTAVNPLFRAAYLAKLEKQNVTLLVPWLCKSDQELVYPNQLTFSSPEDQELYIRNWLEERIGFKANFKISFYPGKFSKERRSIMPAGDTSQFIPSRDADIAILEEPEHLNWYHHGKRWTDKFNHVVGIVHTNYLEYIKREKNGALQAFFVKHVNNLVSRAYCDKVLRLSAATQDLPKSLVCNVHGVNPKFLKIGEKAAADRQSGQQVFSKGAYFLGKMVWAKGYRELIDLLANHKTNLDGFNLDVYGNGEDAHEVQSTAKRLNLNVNFMKGRDHADDSLHGYKVFINPSISDVLCTATAEALAMGKFVVCADHPSNEFFQAFPNCLTYRTPDDFVSKVQEAMSSEPQPLTPDEQYKLSWEAATQRFMEYSDLDKVLTSETSLYRRRPKGMGKSVSMPNLEEMVDGGMAFVHNCFTGNEFLRLCTGAIPRSRDYDKEHCKDLHLLPPQVENPIYGW encoded by the exons ATGATTAATTTCAGGCCGCCGGAGACGAGGACGAGGTCGTCTGTAGGTTCGAGTTCGTCGGTAGTGACGGCGGAGAAAGCGTTGTCATTCATCTCGAAAGGATGGCAAGAGGTAAGATCATCAGCGGACGCGGATCTTCAACTCATTAAAAACCGAGCGAACTCGTTTAAGAACTTAGCGGACCGAGAACTGGAGAATTTCATAAATTCTGCTTCGAAATCGCCCTTCACTGTTCCAACAATTACGGCATCTGCCACTACGACGCCGGCGGAGATTGAATTTGTGAAGAAGCTCCGTCCCAAGCTCTCGGAGTTTCGTAGGGCCTATTCCTCGCCGGAATTCAAGTGGCCGGCGCAGGGGAAGCTCCGGATTGATTTGTCAGCGATAAAGAATGTGATTGTGGCGGAAGtggaagaggaggaggaagatGAGAGAGAGAGGTGGAGGAAGTGGAGGAGAGAAAGGTTTAAGGAAGAAGGGCAATTTGGGGAATTTAATTGGGAGCCGATTAAGGCTTTCAAGACTAGGTTAAGGGAGCTAGAGGTGGATCTAAAGGGCGGCTCGAGTTCGTCGCCAGTGGATATTTTTGAAGGGATAAAGAATAGTGAATTCGTGGTGAAAGTAAAATCAAGCTTG AAATCAATTTGCAAGGAACCAGAAGAGACAAAG GGAGTGCCACCACTTGATGTGCCAGAATTGTTAGCATATTTAGTGAGACAGTCGAGcccatttttggatcaaattggAATAAGAAGAg ATATATCGGAAAAGATTGTGGATAGTCTATGCAGCAAAGGACGAAGCAAACTTTTGCTACATTCTTTACCCGAAGGAGGGTCCTCACTGATTGAAGGTGAAATTATGAATGATGAACTAGATTTAAGAATTGCCAGTGTTCTTCAGAGTACTGGTCATTGTTATGAAGGTGGATTTTGGGGAGATTCTACCAAGCCGAACCTATCAGGTGATAAAAGGCATGTAGCAATAGTCACAACTGCTAGCCTTCCTTGGATGACGGGAACTGCTGTAAATCCTCTATTCCGAGCGGCTTACTTAGCCAAATTAGAAAAGCAGAATGTTACATTGCTGGTTCCATGGCTATGTAAATCCGACCAAGAGCTAGTTTATCCAAACCAGCTCACTTTTAGTTCTCCTGAAGATCAGGAGCTTTATATACGCAATTGGCTCGAGGAGCGAATTGGTTTCAAGGCAAACTTCAAGATTTCATTTTACCCTGGGAAG TTCTCCAAAGAAAGGCGGAGTATAATGCCAGCTGGAGACACTTCTCAGTTTATCCCTTCAAGAGATGCCGATATTGCAATTTTAGAGGAGCCAGAACATCTCAATTGGTACCACCATGGCAAACGCTGGACTGATAAATTTAACCATGTTGTTGGTATTGTCCACACAAACTATTTGGAATATATCAAGAGGGAAAAGAATGGGGCTCTTCAGGCATTTTTTGTGAAACACGTTAATAATTTGGTCAGTAGAGCATATTGTGACAAG GTTCTTCGCCTTTCTGCTGCTACACAGGATTTACCCAAGTCTTTGGTCTGCAATGTTCATGGTGTCAATCCGAAGTTTCTGAAAATAGGAGAAAAAGCAGCTGCAGATAGACAAAGCGGCCAGCAAGTGTTCTCTAAAGGAGCATATTTCTTAGGCAAAATGGTTTGGGCGAAGGGATACCGGGAGTTGATAGATCTGTTAGCAAACCACAAAACTAACCTTGATGGTTTTAATTTGGATGTATATGGCAATGGGGAAGATGCTCATGAAGTACAGAGTACAGCAAAGAGGTTAAATCTCAATGTCAACTTCATGAAAGGTAGAGACCATGCAGATGATTCCCTTCATGG TTACAAGGTTTTCATAAATCCTAGTATCAGTGATGTGCTTTGTACTGCCACGGCCGAGGCTCTTGCAATGGGGAAATTTGTAGTCTGTGCAGACCACCCATCAAATGAGTTTTTCCAGGCATTCCCGAATTGCTTGACTTATAGGACACCTGATGACTTTGTCTCAAAAGTTCAAGAGGCAATGTCCAGCGAACCTCAACCTCTCACTCCCGATGAGCAATACAAGCTTTCATGGGAAGCTGCTACCCAGAGATTCATGGAATATTCCGACCTTGATAAGGTTTTGACTAGTGAAACAAGTCTGTACAGGAGACGTCCGAAGGGCATGGGAAAATCAGTTTCCATGCCAAACCTAGAAGAGATGGTAGATGGGGGTATGGCGTTTGTTCACAATTGTTTCACAGGGAACGAGTTCTTGAGGTTGTGTACTGGCGCAATACCTAGATCTCGGGATTATGACAAGGAGCATTGCAAAGATCTCCATCTCTTGCCTCCTCAGGTAGAAAACCCAATATATGGCTGGTAA